A region from the Burkholderiales bacterium genome encodes:
- a CDS encoding response regulator, with the protein MTKKVLIADDEPNIVISLEFLMEHCGYVVSVARNGEEALQQAETFKPDLILLDVMLPLRNGFDVCRKIRENPAFQATKIIMLTTKGHEAEIAKGYALGADVYVTKPFGTKELLEQVKRLLSEPA; encoded by the coding sequence ATGACCAAGAAAGTACTCATAGCGGATGACGAGCCCAATATCGTCATTTCGCTGGAATTCCTGATGGAGCACTGCGGCTACGTAGTCAGTGTGGCGCGTAACGGAGAGGAGGCCTTACAACAAGCGGAAACCTTCAAACCAGACCTGATTCTGCTGGATGTCATGCTGCCCTTGAGAAACGGCTTCGATGTATGTCGGAAAATCCGTGAAAATCCGGCATTCCAGGCAACTAAAATCATCATGCTCACCACCAAGGGCCACGAAGCGGAAATCGCCAAGGGTTATGCGCTGGGCGCCGACGTTTATGTCACCAAACCTTTTGGCACCAAGGAATTGCTCGAGCAGGTGAAGCGACTGCTCAGCGAGCCCGCGTGA
- a CDS encoding sensor histidine kinase, with product MLPGWVIIVTSFAYLGILFAIAYYGDKRADAGRSIIANPYVYSLSLGVYATAWTFYGSVGRAASNGVGFLPIYLGPTLMIALWWLVLRKIIRISKVNRITSLADFIGSRYGKSALLAGLASVIAVVGIVPYISLQLKAVSTSFTILLQYPQIIMPIKLGAVPVLSDTALYVALLLAAFTILFGTRHLDASERHEGMVAAIAFESLVKLLAFLAVGFFVTFGIYNGFADIFARASANPKLQPLLTPLDGVAGSYGSWIWLTILSMFAIMFLPRQFQISVVENVDENHLNKAIWLFPLYMLAINIFVLPMAFGGLMHFPKGIVDADTFVLTLPMVEKQQGLALLVFIGGLSAATGMVIVETIALSTMLCNDLVMPVLLRMKMLLLRERRDLSSLLLGIRRGAIVLVLLLGYGYFRLAGEAYALVSIGLVSFAAVAQFAPVILGGIFWKGGTRMGALAGLSIGFLVWSYTLLLPAFAKSGWLPISFLEHGPFGIALLKPQQLFGLAGLDEITHAMIWSMLSNIGAYVGVSLKGRPSAIEQAQATLFVDVFKQTGESGGSRFWRGTASVPALYALLGRFLGPEGADEAFASYARQRGLGSINEIKADAALVNFAETLLAGAIGAASARVMVASVVEEEPLGIDEVMNILDETSQVIAYSHKLEQKSQELETATAELRAANERLKELDKLKDDFVSTVSHELRTPLTSIRALSEILHGHPDMDNAERTKFLGIIIKESERLTRLINDVLDLSKIESGSVEWNITEVDLKGVIEDAVSATSQLFKENKARLELNLSENVPAICVDRDRLMQVVINMLSNAVKFCDRQAGFVSIRLRQNAQSLRVDVHDNGPGISPGDQHIVFEKFRQAGDTLTEKPQGTGLGLTISRHIIEHFNGKLWVESEIGKGATFSFTLPLKTGSDFQISSPELNLET from the coding sequence GCGTAGGCCGGGCGGCAAGCAACGGTGTAGGCTTTTTGCCGATTTATCTCGGCCCTACTCTGATGATCGCCTTATGGTGGCTGGTGTTGCGGAAAATCATACGTATCAGCAAGGTTAACCGCATTACATCGCTGGCCGATTTCATCGGTTCACGCTACGGCAAAAGCGCGTTGCTTGCGGGGCTTGCTTCAGTTATCGCAGTTGTCGGTATCGTTCCCTACATTTCATTGCAACTTAAAGCGGTATCCACTAGTTTCACCATACTTTTGCAGTACCCCCAAATCATCATGCCGATTAAACTGGGGGCGGTGCCGGTCTTGAGTGATACCGCTCTTTATGTGGCTTTACTGCTGGCCGCGTTCACCATTCTGTTTGGCACTCGGCATCTGGACGCATCGGAACGCCATGAAGGCATGGTGGCGGCGATTGCCTTTGAATCGCTGGTGAAGCTTCTGGCTTTTCTGGCAGTAGGATTTTTCGTCACCTTTGGTATTTATAACGGCTTCGCGGATATTTTCGCGCGCGCCTCCGCCAATCCGAAATTGCAACCCCTGCTTACCCCACTGGATGGGGTTGCCGGAAGCTACGGCAGCTGGATTTGGCTGACGATTCTGTCGATGTTCGCAATCATGTTTCTGCCACGGCAATTCCAGATATCTGTTGTGGAAAACGTAGACGAAAATCACCTGAACAAGGCAATCTGGCTGTTTCCCCTTTACATGCTGGCCATCAATATTTTCGTGTTGCCCATGGCTTTCGGTGGATTGATGCATTTTCCGAAAGGTATCGTGGATGCCGATACCTTCGTGCTCACCCTGCCCATGGTGGAAAAGCAGCAAGGGCTGGCGTTACTGGTATTTATCGGCGGTCTGTCTGCCGCTACTGGTATGGTGATCGTTGAAACCATTGCGCTAAGCACCATGTTGTGCAACGACCTGGTGATGCCGGTGCTGCTGCGAATGAAAATGCTGCTCCTGAGAGAGCGCAGAGATTTGAGCAGCCTGCTGCTTGGCATCCGGCGCGGGGCCATCGTGCTGGTGCTGCTGCTGGGTTACGGTTATTTCCGTTTGGCCGGTGAAGCCTATGCGCTGGTTTCCATCGGACTGGTTTCCTTTGCCGCAGTAGCGCAGTTCGCGCCGGTAATCCTGGGAGGGATTTTTTGGAAAGGCGGCACGCGAATGGGAGCGCTCGCCGGATTGAGCATAGGCTTCCTCGTATGGAGTTATACCCTGCTTCTTCCCGCGTTCGCCAAATCCGGCTGGCTGCCCATCAGTTTTCTTGAGCACGGTCCTTTCGGCATTGCGCTCCTAAAGCCGCAACAATTATTCGGCTTGGCCGGTCTTGACGAAATCACTCATGCCATGATTTGGAGCATGTTGAGCAATATCGGCGCCTATGTAGGCGTATCTCTCAAGGGCCGCCCCAGTGCGATCGAGCAAGCTCAGGCCACGCTGTTCGTGGACGTATTCAAGCAAACCGGCGAAAGCGGTGGCTCCCGCTTCTGGCGCGGTACTGCCTCAGTTCCGGCGTTGTACGCTCTGCTGGGACGGTTTCTTGGGCCGGAGGGGGCCGATGAAGCTTTTGCATCCTATGCCCGGCAGCGCGGATTGGGTTCTATCAACGAAATTAAAGCCGATGCAGCCCTGGTCAATTTCGCCGAAACCTTGCTTGCGGGCGCTATCGGCGCCGCCTCAGCCCGGGTGATGGTGGCATCAGTCGTTGAAGAAGAACCTTTAGGCATTGACGAGGTAATGAATATCCTCGATGAAACTTCACAGGTCATCGCCTACAGCCACAAACTGGAACAGAAATCCCAAGAACTGGAAACAGCCACCGCAGAGTTAAGGGCGGCCAATGAACGCCTCAAGGAGCTGGACAAACTCAAGGACGATTTCGTTTCAACCGTATCCCATGAACTGCGCACGCCGCTCACCTCCATCCGAGCGCTGTCGGAAATCCTGCATGGCCACCCGGATATGGATAACGCGGAACGCACCAAATTTCTGGGCATCATCATCAAGGAAAGCGAAAGGCTCACCCGGCTTATCAATGATGTTCTGGATTTGTCCAAGATCGAATCGGGAAGCGTCGAATGGAACATCACTGAAGTAGACCTCAAAGGGGTTATTGAAGATGCAGTCTCGGCAACCAGCCAATTGTTCAAGGAGAACAAAGCCAGGCTTGAATTAAATCTTTCTGAAAACGTGCCCGCGATTTGCGTCGACCGGGATCGGCTGATGCAAGTCGTCATCAATATGCTCTCCAACGCTGTCAAATTTTGCGACAGGCAGGCGGGTTTTGTTTCCATCCGTTTGCGTCAGAATGCGCAATCGCTGCGGGTGGATGTGCACGATAATGGACCCGGCATCAGCCCCGGAGATCAGCACATTGTCTTCGAAAAATTCCGCCAGGCCGGGGACACCTTGACCGAGAAACCGCAGGGCACAGGATTGGGTTTGACCATCAGCCGGCACATTATCGAGCATTTCAACGGCAAATTATGGGTTGAAAGTGAAATCGGCAAAGGCGCGACTTTTTCCTTTACCCTGCCTTTGAAAACAGGATCCGATTTCCAGATTTCCAGTCCCGAGCTAAACCTGGAAACCTAA